The Veillonellaceae bacterium DNA segment ATATTTTCCAAATATGCCATCAATCGCACCGCTATAAAACCCTTTTTCACTAAGCATGGTTTGAACAGCCTGTACCTTATCCCCGCGCATGCCAAACTTGACCGGATAGTCTACTGATGCCGAAGCAACAGAAGTAAACAGCAGCGATATCAAAAAAACTGCTGCTAAAAGAGAAACTTTCTTCAATAGTTACACCTCTCTTTAAAACTGCCTCCGAGGTTAGCTGTCGGGTTAGGGTCAAAGAGAAGAAAAGAGAAGTAACCCTTCCGCAATAGCGGATTAACCCCTGTTTTTATATCGGTTCCCCCGTACTTACTCCATCTGCATATCCATGGCCTAAACCTAATAATGGTTGTACGATTCGGCATTATAGAAATAGTTTACAGTAATAAGACTATCTAGTCAAGCATAGCTATCAAAGTTTGGCACTACTTACCTAATATACCTAATAAATCCAATGTAGATTTATTAGCAACACCTGTCGTTTCTAGCCCATGTTCTGCTTGAAAACGGCTGACTGCTTCCTCAGTTACCTTACCGTAAATTCCATCCGCTCTTGTGCTAAGATACCCTAACTCTTTAAGTTTCATTTGCAACATTACTACATCCGAGCCTGTAGTTTGATATTTTAATGCACGTTGAACATTAACCTTACGCCCCTCGATGCGGACGGGTGTTCCTACCGGAACCCATTCAAACAATTCTTCAACATCTTTATTTCTCATTCTAATACAACCGTGGCTGGCAAATTGACCTATTGACCATGGCTTGTTAGTACCATGAATTCCATAAATTCCCCA contains these protein-coding regions:
- a CDS encoding L,D-transpeptidase family protein, encoding WGIYGIHGTNKPWSIGQFASHGCIRMRNKDVEELFEWVPVGTPVRIEGRKVNVQRALKYQTTGSDVVMLQMKLKELGYLSTRADGIYGKVTEEAVSRFQAEHGLETTGVANKSTLDLLGILGK